GCCACGAGTCACCCGCGGAGCGCCTCCGGCCGCAGCTCGTAGAGCAGGATCCCTGCAGCAACCGCCGCGTTCAGCGACTCGACACCGGGCGCGATGGGGATCGCCGCCAGCCGGCTCGCCCGCGCCCGGGCTCGCTGCGACAGCCCCGCGCCTTCGTTGCCGACCGCCAGGACGAGCCGCGCCGGCCGCTCGGCGGCGAGCCGCGAGACCGGCTGCCCCGCCCCGTCGGCGCCCCACAGCTCGGCCCCCGTGCCGGCCATCGCCTCGTCCAGCTCCTCCCACGCGGCGTGGGCCACCGGCTGGTGGAACAGCGCGCCCATCGCGCTCCGCACGACCTTGGCACCCCACAGGTCGACCGTCCCGGTGACGGCGATCACACCCGCGGCATCGAACGCCGCCGCGCTCCGCAGCATGGTGCCGGCGTTGCCCGGGTCCTGCACCGCATCGAGCAGGAGGACGCAGCCGCCGTCGCCGAGGTGCGCGAGAACGTCGCTGGCGGTGGTGCGCGGCTGCTCGGCCACGGCGAGCACGCCCTGAGGCGAGTCGGTGTCGGCGGCGGAGGCGAAGTCGGTGTCGGAGACGTCGAGCAGCGGCACGCCGCGGACCTCGAGCGCGTGCCGGAGCGACGCGCCGCGCTCGGTCGCGTCGAGCGCCGGAGCGGCCAGCGCGCCGCGCACCGGCACGGCACTCGCCAATAGCTCCTCGACGGCGCGCACGCCCTCGGCGACGAACAGGCCGTGTCGCTCGCGGGCGCGGCGGCGGCGGAGGTCGCGGGCCAGACTCAGCAGACGCACGCGGCTACCTCCGCCCTTCGGAATGGACCTTGCCCCCGTTCGGCGGGTCGTAATAGTGGCAGAAGGGCTCCATTGCCGTCACAGGCAGACACGTGAACTCAAGCGCTCGCGGAGCATCGGAGTCGTCATGAGACATTCTATCGTCCGCCGCACGATCGCCGGAGCCGCGCTGGCGCTGGCCGGCACGGCGTGCGGCGTCTCGCAGCAGCAGGAAGTCGAGATGGGCGCGCAGTACTCGGCGCAGATCAACCAGCAGCTGCCGATCATCACCGACGCGCTGGTGAACCAGTACATCAACACGCTCGGGATGGAGCTGGCGCGCGTCGCGGACACGCGCGGCCTCGAGTGGCACTTCTACGTCGTGAACAGCCCCGAGGTCAATGCGTTCGCGGTTCCCGGCGGCTATGTGTACGTGAACCGCGGGCTGATCGAGCGCGCGTCCAAGATGGACCAGGTGGCCGGGGTGCTCGGTCACGAGATCGGCCACGTGACGCATCGGCACTCGGTGAAGCAGATGGAGCAGCAGAACGGCGCGCAGATCGGCGTGACGGTGGCGTGCGTGCTCCAGCCGGCGGTGTGCAACAGCGGTCTCGGATCGACGGCGATCAACGTCGTGGGCACGGCGGTGTTCGCGAAGTTCAGCCGCAACGACGAGGCGGAAGCGGACCAGGCGGGGATCGAGTACACGACGAAGGCGGGCATCGACCCGCGCGGCATCCCCGAGATGTTCCAGATCCTGCTCGACGAGCGGCAGACGGCGCCGAGCAAGGTGGAGGCGTGGTTCGCGACGCACCCGCTGGAGGAGGACCGCATCCGCGACACCGAGGCGACGATCTCGAAGTACAACGTGGCGCAGCTGAACCAGCTGACCAAGGACACGCAGAACTTCCACACGTTCCAGCAGCGGCTCCGGTCGCTGCCGCAGGCGCCGCAGTCGCGAACGGGCGGGAACTGACCTGGCAGCGTGGCTGCGTGGCTGGGTCACCGCCATCACGCAGCCACGCAGCCACGCAGCCACGTAGCTCACAGTCGTTCCACGAACTCCCGCACGAGCGCGCGGAATTGCGCTCCCACACGCGTCCCGACCTCCAGCACCTCCGCGTGACTGAGCGGGTGCTGTCCGATGCCGCAGGCGAGGTTGGTGATGCAGCTCACGCCGGCGACGCGCATGCCTAACGCCTTGGCGACGATGACCTCCGGGACGGTGGACATCCCGACGGCGTCGGCGCCGAGGCGCTCGAGCATCCGGACCTCCGCCGGCGTCTCGTAGCTCGGCCCGAGGAGCCCGAAGTAGACGCCCTCCTGCACCCGCTCGCCGATCGCGCGCGCCGCATCGCGGAGCACCGCGCGCAGCGACGGGTCGTACGCCTCCGACATGTCCGGGAAGCGCACGTCGCCGTCGTGCAGCGCGCCGACGAGCGGATTGCGGAACATGAGGTTGACGTGGTCGGCGATGATCATGAGATCGCCCGGCGCGAAGGTGCGCCGCACGCCGCCGGCCGCGTTGCTCACGAACAGCGTGCGCACGCCGAGCGCGTGGAGCACGCGCACCGGGAAGCCGGCGAGCGCCGCGGCGTGTCCCTCGTACATGTGGAACCGGCCGGCGAGCGCGATCACGTCCTTGCCGCCGAGTCGACCGGCGAGCAGCGCGCCCGCGTGCCCCGCGACCGTCGCCGTCGGGAATCCCGGCACGTCGCCGAACGAGATGCGGCGCGCGTCCTCGAGATCGTCCACGAGCCCGCCGAGCCCCGAGCCGAGCACGATGCCGCACGCCGGCGCGGAGACGTCGAGCCGCGCGCGGACGACGCGCGCCGCGTGATCCGCCTCGTGGGGGCCCAACCCGGAGTCGGCGCTCATTGCGGGCCCTCCAGCAGCGCGGACTCCGCGGTGACGGGGCTCTCGCCCGCCCCGTGGCCGGTGAGCGCCGCGATCTCGCTCTCCACGCGGTGGATGAGCGCGCGCCGCTCCGGATACGGGAGGAACGAGCTCTGGAAGCCGTTCAGCGCCACGACCGCGAGCTCGTCGAGCGTGAAGCCGAGCCGTCGGACAGCGTGCTCGTACTCGTCCACCAGCGTCGTGCCGCTCATCAGCCGGTTGTCCGTGTTCAGCACGACGTTCAAGCCGCGGTCGAAGTACTCGCGGAACGGGTGCGTCTCGTACGACGACGTGGCGCGCGTCTGCACGTTCGACGTGAGGCAGCACTCGACGCAGATGCGCCGGTCGTTGATGTAGTCGAACAGCGACGCGTCCTCGATGATGCGCGTGCCGTGGCCCACGCGGTCGCAGCCGCAGACGTGCACGGCGTCGCGCACGCTCTCGGGGCCGAACCCCTCGCCGGCGTGGCAGGTGCACGCCATGTCGTTGTCGCGCACGATCTGGAACGCCTCCTTGAAGCGGCGCGCGGGGTTCCCCGCCTCCCCGCCGGCGAGGTCGAAGCCGACGACGCCGTGCTTGCGGTAGTCGAGCGCGAGGCGCGCCTGCGCGACGGCGAGATCGAGGGGCTGGTTGCGCAGCGCACAGACGATGACGCGCGCCACGACGTCGTGCTCGCGCTCCGCGCGCGCGAAGCCGCGCAGCACCGCGTCCACCGGCGCGCCGAGGTCGAGGCCACGACGCGTGTTGAGCACCGGCGCGAAGCGCGCCTCGAGATAGCGCACGCCTTCCGCCGCGGCGTCGGCCGCGAGCTCGTACGCGATGCGCTCGATCGCCGGCTCGGTCTGCATCACCGAGAGCGTGATCTCGAACCGCTCCAGGTAGTCCTCGAGGTGGCGCGCGTCGTCGACGCGCATGTAGTCGCGCAGCTCGTCGGCGGTGGCGCGCGGCATCGGCACGCCGAGCTCCTCGCCCAGGTCGAGGAGCGTCTCGGGGCGCACGGAGCCGTCGAGGTGGCAGTGCAGCTCGGCCTTCGGCAGGCGGACGAGCAGCTCGCGGGAAATCGGCGGTCGTGCGCCGCCGTCGTCGCGTTCGGTCATCGCGCGGTGATGGTGCGGTAGATGGCGCCGGCGAACGTCGGCGCGTCGGCGGCGGTCGGCAGGCCGCGCGAGTCGACGAGCGCGCGCTCGCCGGCGGCCACCCGCGCCGCCTCGCCCTCGTCGGCCACGCGCAGGGCATCGAGCGCGCTCGCACCGCGCGGCACGTCGACGCCGCGCTCGTTCACGAACACGCGCACCGTCGTCGGCTCGCTCTCGGGCGAGCTCACTGCGACGCTCCCGCGACGCGGAACCGCTCCTCGGACGGCGCGCGCACCGGCTGCGGAAGCGTGCCGAGGTAGCCGACGAGCGCGTCGAGGTCGACGATGTTCAGCGGCGTGACGGCCGTCGCGCGGCGGGCGAGATCGACGCCGTCCCCGCCGGTGACGAGGAAGTCGTTCAGGACCATGGTGTACAGTCGGTCGTCGTCGAGGGGGCGGCCGTCGGCCGTCGTCAGGCTCACGAGACGGCTGCCCGCGGGGCGGCTCGGGTCGAACGTCACGAGCACGCCGCTCGTGTGCATGCGCACGCGCGGGCCGCCGCTCACCAGCTTCTCGAAGTAGCCGCGCAGGTCGCGGCCGCGCACGGTGATCTTGTACAGCGTGTTGCCGAACGGCTGGATCTCGAACAGCGATCCATACGTCGCGACGCCGTGCCGCAGATCGGCGCGGATGCCGCCGTTGTTCATGATCGCGACGTCGCCCCGTCCGGCCCACCGCTGCGCGTCGGCGAGCAGGTTGCCGAGCGCGTACTGCTCGTCGCTCTCGCGCGGCATGTCGTCGGCCACGTCCGCGATGCGGCGGTTCACGCGCGACGCGACGGCGGCGACCGCCCGGCGCACCACCGAGTCGATCGCCGGAGGCACCGGTCCCGCGGAGTCGGCGACGACCTCGCGCACGTCGATCGTGGGTGCGCCGCCCTCGAGCGAGAGATCGACGACGCCGAGCGCGCGGCCGCTCGACCGCGCCTGCACGATCGGGATGCCGTTCACGACGGTGTTCACGAGGCTGTGCGTGTGGCCGCTGACGATCGCGTCCACCTTCTCGTGCAGCGCGCGCGCGACGTCGACGATCTCGCCGCGACACGTCGGGGTGCTCTCGCCCGGCGCCGGTCGGTCGCAGAACGCGCCGCTGTGCGCGACGACGATCACCACGTCCGCTCCGCGCGCGCGCAGCGCGCGCGCATGCGCGTCGATCACCGGCGCGAGCGAGTCGAAGCGCAGCCCGCGCACGTTCGCGGCGCGCGTCGTGGTCGGCGTCTCCGTCGTCGCGAGCCCCACGACGCCGACACGCAGCCCGCCGCGCCGCACGATCGTGTCGGCGCGCAGCCACGGCACCGCGCGGCCGTCGGTGAAGCGCACGTTGGCGCCGAGGATCGCGTACGGCGCCTGCCGGATGCGCGCGCGCAGCGTGTCGACGGTCCAGTCGAACTCGTGGTTGCCCAGCGCGGACGCGGCGAGGTCGAGACGCCGGAACGCCTCCACGATCGGACGCCCGTACGCGAGGTTCGACGCGGGCGTGCCCTGGAACTCGTCGCCGCCGTCGAGCAGGATCGAGACGCAGTCGCCGGTGCACTCGCGCGCGCGCGCGCGCGATCGCGGCGGCGAGCGGGCCGATGCCGCCGCGCGACACGCCCTGCGCGTCCGGACGCGGCTCGAGTGCGCCGTGCAGGTCGTTCGTCGCGAGGATGCGCAGCCGCGTGGGGCGCGCGGCGGTCGGCGCATCCTTGTGCACCTGCGTCGGCTGCGCCGCCAGCCGGTCCGTGCCGAAGACGACGATGAGGCTCGCGGCGAGCCGGAGGGCCAATCGATTCATCGCCCAAAGGTAGCGAGTTGACGTGCCGGTCGGGGCCGGCGAACCTTCGGCCATGCCGCACCCGCTGCGCCCATGGGCGACGATACGAGACCGTGACAGATCCGCCGCTTCCCGGCCCCGCTCACCCGGGCGATTCTGCCAGGGGCGATCCCGCGATGGGTCGGCGCGGCGATGACGAAGCCGCTCATCATCGGGATCGCCGGCGGCACGGGGTCGGGGAAGTCCACGGTCGCGCGGCGCGTCGCCGAGGCGCTCACCGAGGAGACGGTCGCGTTCATCGACATGGACGCGTACTACAAGAACTTCGCGCACCTCTCGATGGCGGAGCGGAAGCGCGTGAACTGGGACCACCCCGACGCGTTCGACGTCGACCTGCTTGTCGACCATCTCGGCCGTCTGTGCGAGGGAGCGCCGATCGAGAAGCCGACGTACGATTTCGTGCAGCACGTGCGCTCGCCGCACGCCGTGGCCGTCGCGCCGGCGGACGTCGTCGTGATCGACGGCATCCTGCTGTTCGTCGATGCGCGCGTGCGCTCGCTGTGCGACGTGAAGGTGTACGTCGACGCGGACGCCGACGTGCGCCTAATCCGGCGGCTGCGACGCGACATCGCGCAGCGCGGCCGCCCGTTCGACGAGATCCTCGAGCAGTATCTTTCCACCGTGCGCCCGATGCATCTCCAGTTCGTCGAGCCGAGCAAGCGCTACGCGGACATCATCGTGCCGCGAGGCGGGCACAACGCCGTCGCGATCGAGATGATCGTCGCGAAGATCCAGCGGCGGCTCGCCGCGCGCCGGTCGTAGCGCGCGTGGCGGACGCTCTCGACCCGCGCCCGTGACCCACGCGACCGACCGCCCCGCCGGCGACCGCATCCTGGTCGTGGACGACGAGCCGGACATCGTCGCCCTCGTCGCGTACCACCTCGCGCGCGCGGGATACCGCGTATCGACGGCGTCGACCGGACGCGACGCGATCGAGATCGGTCGGCGCGAGCGACCCGCGCTCGTCGTGCTCGACCTCATGCTGCCCGGGCTCTCGGGCTTCGACGTGCTGGAGACGATGCGCGCCGAGGAGTCGACGCGCGACGTGGGCGTGCTGCTGCTCACCGCGCGCCGCGAGGAGCCGGATCGCATTCGCGGCCTCGCGCTCGGCGCGGACGACTACCTCACGAAGCCGTTCAGCCCCCAGGAGCTCGTGCTGCGCGTGGGCGCGATCCTGCGACGCCTCGCT
This DNA window, taken from Gemmatirosa kalamazoonensis, encodes the following:
- the udk gene encoding uridine kinase — protein: MTKPLIIGIAGGTGSGKSTVARRVAEALTEETVAFIDMDAYYKNFAHLSMAERKRVNWDHPDAFDVDLLVDHLGRLCEGAPIEKPTYDFVQHVRSPHAVAVAPADVVVIDGILLFVDARVRSLCDVKVYVDADADVRLIRRLRRDIAQRGRPFDEILEQYLSTVRPMHLQFVEPSKRYADIIVPRGGHNAVAIEMIVAKIQRRLAARRS
- a CDS encoding purine-nucleoside phosphorylase, whose protein sequence is MSADSGLGPHEADHAARVVRARLDVSAPACGIVLGSGLGGLVDDLEDARRISFGDVPGFPTATVAGHAGALLAGRLGGKDVIALAGRFHMYEGHAAALAGFPVRVLHALGVRTLFVSNAAGGVRRTFAPGDLMIIADHVNLMFRNPLVGALHDGDVRFPDMSEAYDPSLRAVLRDAARAIGERVQEGVYFGLLGPSYETPAEVRMLERLGADAVGMSTVPEVIVAKALGMRVAGVSCITNLACGIGQHPLSHAEVLEVGTRVGAQFRALVREFVERL
- a CDS encoding TrmH family RNA methyltransferase, which produces MRLLSLARDLRRRRARERHGLFVAEGVRAVEELLASAVPVRGALAAPALDATERGASLRHALEVRGVPLLDVSDTDFASAADTDSPQGVLAVAEQPRTTASDVLAHLGDGGCVLLLDAVQDPGNAGTMLRSAAAFDAAGVIAVTGTVDLWGAKVVRSAMGALFHQPVAHAAWEELDEAMAGTGAELWGADGAGQPVSRLAAERPARLVLAVGNEGAGLSQRARARASRLAAIPIAPGVESLNAAVAAGILLYELRPEALRG
- a CDS encoding M48 family metallopeptidase; translation: MRHSIVRRTIAGAALALAGTACGVSQQQEVEMGAQYSAQINQQLPIITDALVNQYINTLGMELARVADTRGLEWHFYVVNSPEVNAFAVPGGYVYVNRGLIERASKMDQVAGVLGHEIGHVTHRHSVKQMEQQNGAQIGVTVACVLQPAVCNSGLGSTAINVVGTAVFAKFSRNDEAEADQAGIEYTTKAGIDPRGIPEMFQILLDERQTAPSKVEAWFATHPLEEDRIRDTEATISKYNVAQLNQLTKDTQNFHTFQQRLRSLPQAPQSRTGGN
- the add gene encoding adenosine deaminase is translated as MTERDDGGARPPISRELLVRLPKAELHCHLDGSVRPETLLDLGEELGVPMPRATADELRDYMRVDDARHLEDYLERFEITLSVMQTEPAIERIAYELAADAAAEGVRYLEARFAPVLNTRRGLDLGAPVDAVLRGFARAEREHDVVARVIVCALRNQPLDLAVAQARLALDYRKHGVVGFDLAGGEAGNPARRFKEAFQIVRDNDMACTCHAGEGFGPESVRDAVHVCGCDRVGHGTRIIEDASLFDYINDRRICVECCLTSNVQTRATSSYETHPFREYFDRGLNVVLNTDNRLMSGTTLVDEYEHAVRRLGFTLDELAVVALNGFQSSFLPYPERRALIHRVESEIAALTGHGAGESPVTAESALLEGPQ
- a CDS encoding response regulator; the encoded protein is MTHATDRPAGDRILVVDDEPDIVALVAYHLARAGYRVSTASTGRDAIEIGRRERPALVVLDLMLPGLSGFDVLETMRAEESTRDVGVLLLTARREEPDRIRGLALGADDYLTKPFSPQELVLRVGAILRRLAAGRTAETSADVLRIGPLRIDRAAMTVNVDEHPVELTATEYRLLLALAEHRGRVQARSHLLETVWEAAPDIQTRTVDMHVQRLRTKLGAAGELIETVRGFGYRLRAPQGLSA
- a CDS encoding bifunctional metallophosphatase/5'-nucleotidase is translated as MRRPPRAPRGCASSRRTTCTAHSSRVRTRRACRAAASARSPPRSRARARECTGDCVSILLDGGDEFQGTPASNLAYGRPIVEAFRRLDLAASALGNHEFDWTVDTLRARIRQAPYAILGANVRFTDGRAVPWLRADTIVRRGGLRVGVVGLATTETPTTTRAANVRGLRFDSLAPVIDAHARALRARGADVVIVVAHSGAFCDRPAPGESTPTCRGEIVDVARALHEKVDAIVSGHTHSLVNTVVNGIPIVQARSSGRALGVVDLSLEGGAPTIDVREVVADSAGPVPPAIDSVVRRAVAAVASRVNRRIADVADDMPRESDEQYALGNLLADAQRWAGRGDVAIMNNGGIRADLRHGVATYGSLFEIQPFGNTLYKITVRGRDLRGYFEKLVSGGPRVRMHTSGVLVTFDPSRPAGSRLVSLTTADGRPLDDDRLYTMVLNDFLVTGGDGVDLARRATAVTPLNIVDLDALVGYLGTLPQPVRAPSEERFRVAGASQ